One part of the Lotus japonicus ecotype B-129 chromosome 2, LjGifu_v1.2 genome encodes these proteins:
- the LOC130739699 gene encoding LOW QUALITY PROTEIN: uncharacterized protein LOC130739699 (The sequence of the model RefSeq protein was modified relative to this genomic sequence to represent the inferred CDS: substituted 2 bases at 2 genomic stop codons) — MAFRSLLRHIPHSNTKLTLLRSSSFFSSCCRRQTSPPPPQSPPSPKKVPFTVSIHGKKWQDPYHWMSNVDDPHLLDHLNRENTYADAFMADTLNLQSTLSSEMKARLPATVSTPPERWGPWLYYQYIPEGKEYPVLCRKLETERSGFLKTLLLRGGMAGSKKEEILLDWNELAEKYGYVHVGTCRISPDHNYLAYTVDVSGGERFTLHVKDLRSGLIDPKVEVDGVVSLAWAQDASSLFYTLSDENQRPCRVLCKKLGHDHVNDLLIFTESDSSFCVDITSTKDGKFITVNSNSRTSSEEGTYMSSFMNLLXVYSFLVTSGSXCLSQVYVIDSANPMDGLQRLCKRTSGVQYFVEHHSGLFYILTNAPLPDGQWSGDGYYLVRCRVEDIDSAKLQNIILPDEDMSLCDMDIFNGHLVLFLNKKDLPLFCSLEFPIQIDFKHEVYIQDLKPWYFPLPSNTCSATPGSNHDFLSAVYRVVLSSPVMPDVIVDYDMSRQTYSIVHQEEVNCSSVGQTRIPTFELNKNKFEEACTDKDECVTNSDSQRSRDFSEVYCCQREEVISHDGVKVPLTIVYSRESWQKGQSPGLLVGYGAYGEDLDKSWCSDRLSLLDRGWVVAFADVRGGGGGGLSWHKSGSGINKHNSIFDFVSCGNYLVSEGYVHKDQLAAIGWSAGCLLVGAAVNMYPQLFRAAILKVPFLDVCNTLMDPSLPLTILDYEEFGNPEIQSSFDSIFSYSPYDNIPQGSCFPSVMVTSAINDSRVGVWEGAKWVAKVRDSTCSHCSRAVIMKTSMIGGHFSEAGHYAQCDEKAYDYAFLMKAFGVFNQ; from the exons ATGGCATTCCGCTCCCTCCTCCGTCACATTCCTCACTCCAACACCAAACTCACACTCCTCCgctcctcttccttcttctcatcCTGCTGCCGCCGCCAAACCTCCCCGCCGCCGCCTCAATCTCCGCCGTCACCAAAGAAGGTCCCATTCACGGTGTCCATTCACGGCAAGAAATGGCAGGACCCTTATCACTGGATGTCCAACGTCGACGACCCGCATCTCCTCGACCATCTCAACCGCGAAAACACCTACGCCGACGCCTTCATGGCCGACACCCTCAACCTCCAATCCACCCTCTCCTCCGAGATGAAAGCCCGATTACCCGCCACCGTTTCCACTCCCCCTGAGCGTTGGGGACCCTG GCTATATTACCAGTACATTCCAGAGGGAAAGGAGTATCCTGTGCTGTGTAGGAAGCTGGAAACGGAGAGAAGTGGTTTTCTGAAGACCCTTTTGCTTCGCGGTGGAATGGCAGGATCCAAAAAGGAGGAGATTTTGCTTGACTGGAATGAACTAGCTGAGAAATATG GGTATGTACACGTTGGAACATGTAGAATTTCACCTGATCACAACTACCTCGCATACACAGTTGATGTTTCTGGTGGCGAGCGGTTCACGCTTCATGTGAAAGACCTTAGAAGTGGATTAATAGACCCAAAAGTAGAAGTTGATGGTGTTGTTAGCCTGGCATGGGCCCAAGATGCAAGTTCTCTGTTTTATACTCTGTCAGATGAAAACCAGCGACCTTGCAG GGTCCTCTGTAAAAAACTTGGACATGATCATGTGAATGATCTCCTAATATTTACTGAAAGTGATTCCAGTTTTTGTGTGGACATAACAAGCACAAAAGATGGCAAGTTCATAACTGTGAATTCAAACTCAAGGACTTCATCCGAGGAAGGAACTTATATGTCTTCTTTTATGAATTTACTATGAGTTTATTCTTTTCTAGTAACATCTGGATCTTGATGCTTATCACAGGTTTATGTTATAGATTCGGCCAATCCAATGGATGGTTTACAAAGATTATGTAAACGTACTTCTGGTGTCCAGTACTTTGTGGAACATCATTCTGGTTTATTTTATATCCTTACTAATGCTCCTCTTCCTGACGGTCAATGGTCTGGTGATGGTTATTACCTTGTTAGATGTCGTGTTGAAGATATAGATTCAGCTAAATTGCAG AATATAATCCTTCCTGATGAAGATATGAGCCTGTGTGATATGGACATCTTTAATGGACATCTGGTTCTTTTCCTCAATAAGAAAGATCTTCCTCTGTTTTGTTCCTTGGAATTTCCTATCCAAATTGATTTCAAG CATGAAGTATACATTCAAGACCTGAAACCGTGGTACTTTCCTCTGCCATCAAATACATGCAGTGCCACTCCTGGTTCAAATCATGACTTCCTGAGTGCCGTTTACCGCGTGGTTCTTTCATCTCCTGTG ATGCCGGATGTAATTGTTGATTATGACATGTCAAGACAGACATATTCAATTGTGCATCAAGAGGAAGTGAATTGTAGTTCTGTTGGTCAGACACGCATCCCAACGTTTGAGCTAAATAAGAATAAATTTGAAGAGGCGTGTACTGATAAGGATGAGTGTGTCACAAATTCTGATTCACAGAGATCGAGGGACTTTTCTGAAGTATACTGTTGTCAGAGGGAGGAAGTTATTTCCCATGATGGTGTTAAAGTTCCATTAACCATTGTATACTCTAGAGAATCCTGGCAAAAGGGTCAATCCCCAGGACTTTTAGTAGGCTATGGAGCATATGGAGAAGATCTTGATAAGAGCTGGTGTTCAGATCGGCTGAGTTTATTGGATCGTGGTTGGGTAGTCGCATTTGCTGATGTAAG aggtggcggtggtggaggtCTTTCATGGCATAAATCTGGGAGTGGAATAAACAAACACAATTCAATATTTGACTTTGTATCGTGTGGAAACTACCTGGTTAGTGAGGGTTATGTTCACAAAGACCAGCTTGCCGCTATTGGATGGAGTGCAGGCTGTCTTCTCGTTGGTGCAGCTGTGAATATGTATCCACAACTCTTCCGTGCTGCCATATTAAAG GTACCATTTCTTGATGTATGCAACACTTTGATGGATCCCAGTCTACCCCTGACAATTCTGGATTATGAAGAATTTGGAAATCCTGAAATACAGTCAAGCTTTGATTCTATTTTTAGTTATTCTCCTTATGACAACATTCCTCAAGGCAGTTGCTTTCCTTCAGTTATGGTTACATCAGCCATTAATGATTCAAG GGTTGGAGTTTGGGAAGGTGCTAAATGGGTAGCTAAAGTACGAGACAGTACCTGCTCTCATTGTTCTCGTGCCGTCATCATGAAAACAAGTATGATAGGAGGACATTTTAGTGAAGCTGGTCATTATGCTCAATGTGATGAAAAAGCCTATGACTATGCTTTCCTCATGAAAGCTTTTGGGGTTTTTAATCAATAA